Within Citromicrobium bathyomarinum, the genomic segment CTAAGCGCGAAGTGGTCGAAGCCAAGGCGCCGGGAAACCTGTTTAAGCGCACCGTCGAGTTCAGTGTCCGAACGGACATTGATAAGTTCAGTTGCGAATTCCTCCGCGAGATATGCGTACATAGACCTGCCGTTCGATCGGCAGCACGCAATCCAACACGCCGCCACCTGACCGCCTGCTCGGTGCCGGATCAGACGGTTCCATTCCACCTGTTCCAGCAGTTGCAGTTGCGACCCTCAAGGTCCGGTTCCAATCCGGGCGCGCCGCAAAATTCAGCAGCATGCCCCACGAAAAACCATAGTGCATTCAGTGCGTTTGAAAAGAGCGGAGCCGGCTTTGGCGAAGCAAGCCGAGATAGCCGTGCGACGCCATTCGCCGCGCCTCAACCACGAGACGCTGGGTCTGGCGGCGTTGCGATGACGATTTCCAGTCAATGGCGCGCTGCGCGGACAATCCCCGATAAACAATGGTTCCAGCGATATCTTTTAGCATAACACCCTCAGGCGCCCGGGATAAAGCATCAAGTATGGCGAGCAGCAAGTGGAAGCGGTGGGACTGATAGGCAGTGGGCTGCAACTGGTTTCGCACGCTGGGAGCAGCGGAACCATCTACACAGCAGTGAAACGCATCGAGCGCCGCCAGCCTGATCGGAAACGACTGGTCCCGAGGGATCAGATAATTGTCTCCACCCAACCGGGCGGAGGCCATAACGAGCAGCCGATGGCGAGCGCCACCACCGGCGAGGACCAGATGATCTCCCGCATTGCTGGTTCGCTTGGA encodes:
- a CDS encoding DUF2285 domain-containing protein, which encodes MASARLGGDNYLIPRDQSFPIRLAALDAFHCCVDGSAAPSVRNQLQPTAYQSHRFHLLLAILDALSRAPEGVMLKDIAGTIVYRGLSAQRAIDWKSSSQRRQTQRLVVEARRMASHGYLGLLRQSRLRSFQTH